A single window of Kitasatospora sp. HUAS MG31 DNA harbors:
- the dapF gene encoding diaminopimelate epimerase: protein MGGVSDSTTGLPFLKGHGTQNDFVIIPDPEGRLDLGPATVAALCDRRAGIGGDGLLRVVRSAADPAAAELADRAEWFMDYRNADGSIAEMCGNGVRVFARYLVEAGLAKPGPLAVATRAGVRQVRIAEDAADGTPGEITVDMGRALVPGPEGVEVAVGDRRWPALNVNMGNPHAVAFVASLDDAGELAEAPATSPEGVYPQGVNVEFVVDRGPRHVAMRVHERGSGETLSCGTGACAVAVAAARRDGADPTATGESVRYTVDVLGGRLVIEVFPDGRVEKTGPAVIVASGTLDPSWLSGLSG, encoded by the coding sequence ATCGGCGGTGTGAGCGACTCCACCACCGGCCTGCCCTTCCTCAAGGGCCACGGCACGCAGAACGACTTCGTGATCATCCCCGACCCCGAGGGCCGGCTCGACCTGGGCCCGGCGACGGTGGCCGCGCTGTGCGACCGGCGGGCCGGGATCGGCGGGGACGGGCTGCTGCGGGTGGTCCGCTCGGCCGCCGATCCGGCCGCCGCCGAGCTGGCCGACCGGGCCGAGTGGTTCATGGACTACCGCAACGCCGACGGCTCGATCGCGGAGATGTGCGGCAACGGCGTCCGGGTGTTCGCCCGGTACCTGGTGGAGGCCGGGCTGGCGAAGCCCGGTCCGCTGGCGGTGGCCACCCGCGCCGGCGTGCGGCAGGTCCGGATCGCCGAGGACGCCGCCGACGGCACGCCCGGCGAGATCACCGTCGACATGGGCCGCGCCCTGGTGCCCGGCCCCGAGGGCGTCGAGGTCGCGGTCGGCGACCGGCGCTGGCCCGCCCTGAACGTCAACATGGGCAACCCGCACGCGGTGGCCTTCGTCGCGAGCCTGGACGACGCGGGCGAGCTGGCCGAGGCGCCGGCCACCAGCCCCGAGGGCGTCTACCCGCAGGGCGTGAACGTGGAGTTCGTGGTGGACCGCGGGCCGCGGCACGTGGCGATGCGGGTGCACGAGCGCGGCTCCGGCGAGACCCTCTCCTGCGGCACCGGCGCCTGCGCGGTCGCGGTGGCCGCGGCCCGCCGCGACGGGGCGGACCCGACGGCGACCGGCGAGTCCGTCCGGTACACGGTGGACGTGCTGGGCGGGCGGCTGGTGATCGAGGTGTTCCCGGACGGGCGGGTCGAGAAGACCGGTCCGGCGGTGATCGTGGCCTCCGGCACGCTGGACCCGTCCTGGCTGTCCGGCCTGTCCGGCTGA
- a CDS encoding response regulator transcription factor: MRLLLVEDDDRVAAALVAVLGRHGFQVRHARSGHEALDALVPDGNEPYRVVLLDLGLPDRDGFEVCSRIRAGSGVPVIMVTARADIRSRIHGLNLGADDYVVKPYDMGELLARIHAVARRGTAGTPAENTETPTGPLESRGVVIDRERRRVTVEGRDVALTRKEFDLLALLAQSPGVVYRREQIFSEVWRSGWEGNGRTLEVHIGSLRTKLGLPGLVEAVRGVGYRLIPDLPADSGEAGR; encoded by the coding sequence ATGCGACTGCTCCTCGTCGAGGACGACGACCGGGTCGCCGCGGCACTGGTCGCGGTCCTGGGCCGGCACGGCTTCCAGGTCCGCCACGCCCGCAGCGGGCACGAGGCCCTGGACGCCCTCGTCCCGGACGGCAACGAGCCGTACCGCGTCGTGCTGCTCGACCTCGGGCTGCCCGACCGGGACGGCTTCGAGGTGTGCAGCCGGATCCGGGCCGGCAGCGGCGTGCCCGTGATCATGGTCACCGCCCGGGCCGACATCCGCTCCCGGATCCACGGCCTCAACCTCGGCGCCGACGACTACGTGGTGAAGCCGTACGACATGGGCGAGCTGCTCGCCCGGATCCACGCCGTGGCCCGCCGCGGCACCGCCGGCACGCCCGCCGAGAACACCGAGACGCCCACCGGCCCGCTGGAGTCCCGCGGGGTGGTGATCGACCGCGAGCGCCGCCGGGTCACCGTGGAGGGCCGCGACGTGGCGCTCACCCGCAAGGAGTTCGACCTGCTCGCCCTGCTCGCCCAGAGCCCCGGCGTGGTCTACCGGCGCGAGCAGATCTTCAGCGAGGTCTGGCGCTCCGGCTGGGAGGGCAACGGCCGCACCCTGGAGGTGCACATCGGCTCGCTGCGCACCAAGCTCGGGCTCCCCGGCCTGGTCGAGGCCGTCCGCGGGGTCGGCTACCGGCTGATCCCGGACCTCCCCGCCGACTCCGGCGAAGCGGGGCGCTGA
- a CDS encoding RelA/SpoT family protein, with translation MTIGPELKGAGVPSLPAAGPGAVGTTRQPGRFSRAALGRAGRAALLATGRGPVPDAIEPIVQAHRRHHPQADLPLLSRAYRLAEASHRGQLRKSGEPFITHPLAVTMILAQLGAGTTTLVASLLHDTVEDTEVTLDRVAEDFGPEVAYLVDGVTKLEKVDFGAAAEAETFRKMLVATGDDVRVMVIKLADRLHNMRTIRHMKPASRIRIAKVTRDVLIPLAERLGIQVVKAELEDIVFATLHPEEHARTGALAAAHEERPDELLQPFAEALGRQLAEAGITAAVSVRPRHSVSLHRVLLKRTAAVGPDGRPQGLQPADYGRVLVVVEENADCYAVLGELHTCWTPLPGEFKDFVAAPKFNLYQSLHTAVALTGGAVVEVLVRTRRMHGVAETGVVALGDPGPGPAAAEDEPDDRTDPARPGWLSRLLEWQQETPDPDAFWSALTADLRDDREITAVTETGQTLQLPAGASCVDAAYLLGEETGHRCIGARVNGRLTALSTVLRDGDVLAVLTESAGEPSGPDAEWLEHARTPAARLAIERWLADRPAEDAEPVEDAHPAEDRPADAAAGRPAAPAAPAARPRRSPVAVLGRPGAPVRLARCCTPVPPDEVTGFVIRGGAVAVHRAQCPAGWQMREAGRGPVELAWIPDAEPAHGYRATLHAEALNRPRLLADLTAAISGEGVGISSAEVEPPQQLRVRHTYTVELPAAAALPGVMRAMLRVSGVYDVYRAGTDRNGDDPGADGVRPSWGIQGRSAAFTGSSSAGSVRGLQG, from the coding sequence ATGACCATTGGCCCCGAGCTCAAGGGCGCTGGGGTTCCGTCGCTGCCGGCCGCCGGTCCCGGCGCGGTCGGCACCACGCGACAGCCCGGCCGGTTCAGCCGGGCGGCGCTCGGGCGGGCCGGGCGGGCGGCCCTGCTGGCCACCGGCCGGGGCCCGGTCCCGGACGCGATCGAGCCGATCGTCCAGGCGCACCGCCGCCACCACCCGCAGGCCGACCTCCCACTGCTCAGCCGGGCGTACCGGCTCGCCGAGGCCAGCCACCGCGGCCAGCTGCGCAAGAGCGGCGAGCCGTTCATCACCCACCCGCTGGCCGTCACCATGATCCTGGCCCAACTCGGCGCCGGGACGACCACGTTGGTCGCCTCTCTGCTCCACGACACCGTGGAGGACACCGAGGTGACGCTGGATCGGGTCGCCGAGGACTTCGGCCCCGAGGTGGCCTACCTGGTCGACGGCGTCACCAAGCTGGAGAAGGTGGACTTCGGGGCGGCGGCCGAGGCCGAGACCTTCCGCAAGATGCTGGTGGCCACCGGGGACGACGTCCGGGTGATGGTCATCAAGCTGGCCGACCGGCTGCACAACATGCGGACGATCCGGCACATGAAGCCGGCCAGCCGGATCCGGATCGCCAAGGTGACCCGGGACGTGCTGATCCCGCTCGCCGAGCGGCTGGGCATCCAGGTGGTCAAGGCCGAGCTGGAGGACATCGTCTTCGCCACCCTCCACCCCGAGGAGCACGCCCGGACCGGCGCCCTCGCCGCCGCCCACGAGGAGCGGCCGGACGAACTGCTCCAGCCGTTCGCCGAGGCCCTCGGCCGGCAGCTCGCCGAGGCCGGCATCACCGCCGCCGTCTCGGTCCGCCCCCGGCACTCCGTCTCGCTGCACCGGGTGCTGCTCAAGCGCACCGCCGCCGTCGGACCGGACGGCCGCCCGCAGGGCCTCCAGCCGGCGGACTACGGCCGGGTGCTGGTGGTGGTGGAGGAGAACGCCGACTGCTACGCCGTCCTGGGCGAGCTGCACACCTGCTGGACGCCGCTGCCCGGGGAGTTCAAGGACTTCGTCGCCGCGCCCAAGTTCAACCTGTACCAGTCCCTGCACACCGCCGTGGCGCTGACCGGCGGCGCGGTGGTCGAGGTGCTGGTGCGCACCCGCCGGATGCACGGGGTGGCGGAGACCGGGGTGGTCGCCCTCGGCGATCCCGGGCCCGGCCCGGCGGCGGCCGAGGACGAGCCGGACGACCGGACCGACCCGGCCCGGCCGGGCTGGCTGAGCCGCCTGCTGGAGTGGCAGCAGGAGACCCCCGACCCGGACGCCTTCTGGTCCGCGCTCACCGCCGACCTCCGCGACGACCGCGAGATCACCGCCGTCACCGAGACCGGGCAGACGCTCCAGCTGCCCGCCGGGGCCAGCTGCGTGGACGCCGCGTACCTGCTCGGCGAGGAGACCGGCCACCGCTGCATCGGCGCCCGGGTCAACGGCCGGCTCACCGCGCTGTCCACCGTGCTGCGGGACGGCGACGTGCTGGCCGTCCTCACCGAGTCGGCCGGCGAGCCCTCCGGGCCCGACGCCGAGTGGCTGGAGCACGCCCGGACCCCCGCCGCCCGGCTGGCCATCGAGCGCTGGCTGGCCGACCGCCCGGCCGAGGACGCGGAACCGGTCGAGGACGCCCATCCGGCCGAGGACCGCCCGGCCGACGCCGCGGCCGGGCGGCCCGCCGCGCCGGCGGCCCCGGCCGCCCGGCCGCGCCGCTCGCCGGTGGCCGTGCTCGGCCGGCCCGGCGCGCCCGTACGGCTGGCCCGCTGCTGTACCCCGGTGCCGCCGGACGAGGTGACCGGGTTCGTGATCCGCGGCGGCGCCGTCGCCGTGCACCGCGCCCAGTGCCCGGCCGGCTGGCAGATGCGCGAGGCCGGCCGCGGGCCGGTGGAGCTCGCCTGGATCCCTGACGCCGAGCCCGCCCACGGTTACCGGGCCACCCTGCACGCCGAGGCGCTCAACAGACCCAGGCTGCTGGCCGACCTCACCGCCGCGATCTCCGGTGAGGGGGTCGGGATCTCCTCGGCGGAGGTGGAGCCGCCGCAGCAGCTGCGGGTCCGGCACACCTACACCGTCGAGCTGCCGGCCGCCGCGGCCCTCCCCGGGGTGATGCGGGCGATGCTGCGGGTCTCCGGGGTGTACGACGTCTACCGGGCCGGCACCGATCGAAATGGGGATGACCCGGGCGCCGACGGCGTGCGACCATCGTGGGGAATTCAGGGCCGGTCCGCGGCGTTCACCGGAAGCAGTAGCGCCGGTTCCGTCCGCGGCCTGCAGGGGTAG
- the miaA gene encoding tRNA (adenosine(37)-N6)-dimethylallyltransferase MiaA, producing MSSSATPLPRVVSVVGATAAGKSDLAVAIARTLGGEVINTDSMQLYRGMDIGTAKLTADERGGIPHHLLDIWEVTEAASVAEYQRLARAEMDRLLAQGRTPVLVGGSGLYVRAAVDEMEFPGTDPEVRARLEAELAEAGSGVLHRRLAALDPAAAEAILPSNGRRIVRALEVIEITGQPFTANLPGHTAVYDAVQIGVQVPRPELDERIELRVDRMWRDGLLDEVRELEKAGLREGRTASRALGYQQVLAYFAGECTEREARDETVRATRRFARRQESWFRRDDRIHWLARPAGADPVELLERSLDLIRTQPRPVPAG from the coding sequence GTGAGCAGTTCCGCAACCCCCCTTCCCCGCGTCGTCTCGGTGGTCGGCGCGACCGCCGCCGGCAAGTCCGACCTGGCGGTGGCCATCGCCCGCACCCTCGGCGGCGAGGTGATCAACACCGACTCGATGCAGCTCTACCGCGGCATGGACATCGGTACCGCCAAGCTCACCGCGGACGAGCGCGGCGGCATCCCGCACCACCTGCTGGACATCTGGGAGGTCACCGAGGCCGCCAGTGTCGCCGAGTACCAGCGGCTCGCCCGCGCGGAGATGGACCGGCTGCTGGCGCAGGGCCGGACGCCGGTCCTGGTCGGCGGCTCCGGGCTGTACGTGCGGGCCGCGGTGGACGAGATGGAGTTCCCGGGGACGGACCCGGAGGTCCGGGCCCGGCTGGAGGCGGAGCTGGCGGAGGCCGGCTCGGGCGTGCTGCACCGGCGGCTGGCCGCGCTGGACCCGGCCGCCGCCGAGGCGATCCTGCCCAGCAACGGGCGCCGGATCGTCCGGGCGCTGGAGGTGATCGAGATCACCGGGCAGCCGTTCACCGCCAACCTGCCGGGGCACACCGCGGTCTACGACGCGGTGCAGATCGGCGTCCAGGTGCCGCGTCCGGAGCTGGACGAGCGGATCGAGCTGCGGGTCGACCGGATGTGGCGGGACGGGCTGCTGGACGAGGTCCGGGAGCTGGAGAAGGCCGGGCTGCGCGAGGGCCGGACGGCGAGCCGGGCACTCGGCTACCAGCAGGTGCTGGCGTACTTCGCGGGCGAGTGCACCGAGCGGGAGGCGCGGGACGAGACGGTCCGGGCCACCCGGCGGTTCGCCCGCCGCCAGGAGTCCTGGTTCCGCCGGGACGACCGGATCCACTGGCTGGCCCGGCCGGCCGGCGCGGACCCGGTGGAGCTGTTGGAACGTTCGCTGGACCTGATCCGCACTCAGCCGCGTCCCGTCCCGGCGGGCTGA
- a CDS encoding class III extradiol dioxygenase subunit B-like domain-containing protein has translation MLVAAAVCPCPPVLVPEVAAGAAGELDDLRAACGDAVRELLDAGAELIVVVGTGAKGGVWTEGGIGSFHRYGVDVAVRLPLGGVDGPELSPALTVGAWLLEQAGAKLPTHACAVRPDTAPDRLLGLGEGLAELADRVGLLVLGDGSACRSVKAPGYLDERAEGHDAMIAGALASADTEALAALDPALCAELQADGRAPWQVLAGAARGAGLNAELRYEAAPYGVGYFVASWR, from the coding sequence ATGCTCGTTGCCGCTGCTGTGTGTCCGTGTCCGCCGGTGTTGGTGCCGGAGGTGGCTGCCGGGGCGGCGGGGGAGTTGGACGATCTGCGCGCGGCGTGCGGGGACGCGGTCCGGGAACTGCTGGACGCGGGGGCGGAGCTGATCGTGGTGGTCGGCACCGGCGCCAAGGGCGGGGTGTGGACCGAGGGCGGGATCGGGTCGTTCCACCGGTACGGCGTGGACGTGGCCGTCCGGCTGCCGCTCGGCGGGGTGGACGGGCCGGAGCTGTCGCCCGCGCTGACGGTGGGGGCGTGGCTGCTGGAGCAGGCGGGGGCGAAGCTCCCCACGCATGCGTGCGCCGTCCGTCCGGACACCGCGCCGGACCGCCTGCTGGGCCTCGGCGAGGGCCTGGCGGAGCTGGCGGACCGGGTGGGTCTGCTGGTGCTGGGCGACGGCAGCGCGTGCCGTTCGGTGAAGGCCCCCGGGTACCTGGACGAGCGGGCGGAGGGCCACGACGCGATGATCGCCGGGGCCCTCGCCTCCGCGGACACCGAGGCCCTGGCCGCGCTGGACCCGGCGCTCTGCGCCGAGCTGCAGGCGGATGGCCGGGCGCCGTGGCAGGTGCTGGCGGGCGCCGCGCGGGGTGCCGGGCTGAACGCCGAGCTGCGGTACGAGGCGGCGCCGTACGGGGTCGGCTACTTCGTGGCCTCCTGGCGCTGA
- the miaB gene encoding tRNA (N6-isopentenyl adenosine(37)-C2)-methylthiotransferase MiaB — protein MEESLRTYKVVTYGCQMNVHDSERLSGLLEEAGYTKADQDGDPDLVVFNTCAVRENADNKLYGNLGRLAPAKQQKQGMQIAVGGCLAQKDRDTIVRKAPWVDVVFGTHNIGHLPALLERAAVEKKAQVEILESLETFPSTLPTRRESAYAAWVAISVGCNNTCTFCIVPALRGKEEDRRPGDILAEVEALVAEGVVEVTLLGQNVNSYGSDLGDREAFSKLLRACGQIEGLERVRFTSPHPRDFTDDVIAAMAETPNVMHQLHMPLQSGSDTVLKAMRRSYRQERFLGIIEKVRAAMPDAAISTDIIVGFPGETDEDFEQTLHVVREARFTNAFTFQYSKRPGTPAAEMADQIPKAVVQERYDRLIALQEEISWEENKKQVGRKLEILVAEGEGKKDDRTARLSGRAPDNRLVHFERPAEPVRPGDMVTVEITYAAPHHLLAEGPAISVRRTRAGDAWEKRQAAAAAKPVGVMLGLPTIGAPVQAAAPKAGGCGCD, from the coding sequence ATGGAGGAGAGCTTGCGAACTTACAAGGTCGTCACGTACGGCTGCCAGATGAACGTCCACGACTCCGAGCGCCTGTCCGGGCTGCTGGAGGAGGCGGGCTACACCAAGGCCGACCAGGACGGCGATCCCGACCTGGTGGTCTTCAACACCTGCGCCGTCCGCGAGAACGCCGACAACAAGCTGTACGGCAACCTCGGCCGGCTCGCGCCCGCGAAGCAGCAGAAGCAGGGCATGCAGATCGCCGTCGGCGGCTGCCTCGCGCAGAAGGACCGCGACACCATCGTGCGCAAGGCACCCTGGGTCGACGTGGTCTTCGGCACCCACAACATCGGCCACCTGCCCGCCCTCCTGGAGCGCGCCGCGGTCGAGAAGAAGGCCCAGGTCGAGATCCTGGAGTCGCTGGAGACCTTCCCCTCCACCCTGCCCACCCGCCGCGAGTCCGCCTACGCCGCGTGGGTCGCCATCTCGGTCGGCTGCAACAACACCTGCACCTTCTGCATCGTCCCCGCGCTGCGCGGCAAGGAGGAGGACCGCCGGCCCGGCGACATCCTCGCCGAGGTCGAGGCGCTGGTCGCCGAGGGCGTGGTCGAGGTCACCCTGCTCGGCCAGAACGTCAACTCCTACGGCTCCGACCTGGGCGACCGCGAGGCGTTCTCCAAGCTGCTGCGGGCCTGCGGGCAGATCGAGGGCCTGGAGCGGGTCCGCTTCACCTCCCCGCACCCGCGCGACTTCACCGACGACGTGATCGCCGCGATGGCCGAGACCCCGAACGTGATGCACCAGCTGCACATGCCGCTGCAGTCCGGCTCCGACACCGTCCTCAAGGCGATGCGGCGCTCGTACCGGCAGGAGCGGTTCCTGGGGATCATCGAGAAGGTCCGGGCCGCCATGCCCGACGCCGCCATCTCCACCGACATCATCGTCGGCTTCCCCGGCGAGACCGACGAGGACTTCGAGCAGACCCTGCACGTGGTCCGCGAGGCGCGGTTCACCAACGCCTTCACCTTCCAGTACTCCAAGCGGCCCGGCACCCCCGCCGCCGAGATGGCGGACCAGATCCCCAAGGCCGTGGTGCAGGAGCGCTACGACCGGCTGATCGCCCTCCAGGAGGAGATCTCCTGGGAGGAGAACAAGAAGCAGGTCGGCCGGAAGCTGGAGATCCTGGTCGCCGAGGGCGAGGGCAAGAAGGACGACCGCACCGCGCGGCTGTCCGGGCGGGCGCCCGACAACCGGCTGGTGCACTTCGAGCGGCCCGCGGAGCCGGTCCGTCCCGGCGACATGGTCACCGTGGAGATCACCTACGCCGCCCCGCACCACCTCCTGGCGGAGGGGCCGGCGATCTCCGTCCGGCGCACCCGGGCCGGGGACGCGTGGGAGAAGCGGCAGGCCGCGGCGGCGGCGAAGCCGGTCGGCGTGATGCTGGGGCTGCCGACGATCGGGGCGCCGGTGCAGGCGGCTGCGCCGAAGGCGGGCGGGTGCGGCTGCGACTGA
- a CDS encoding TAXI family TRAP transporter solute-binding subunit, with product MADTSLAARTGATVRAAARSRTARAAAALLLVLGAVAGWWLSSSGPADYPKGETRLATGVPRGVYDRYGHLLRGYVATAMPGVDLRLDNSEGSLDNLERVTSGKDDFAIATADAVSSFDGPGKPRLRAIARLYDDYLQLVVPAGSPVKKTSDLRGKRVGVGQAKSGVNLVTRRLLEAAGLDPDRDIKPAMLGVGDAADQLSTGRLDAFFWSGGLPTAALTDLSDRFPIRIVPLADLAETLHQREGAGVDAYRAATIPADAYPKSEPRNTAVATVAVPNLLVTRDDVDPALVQGVTRAVINGRDTIGSEVHAAQLVDLRTAVYTDPLPLHEGARRYYTSVKP from the coding sequence ATGGCCGATACGTCACTCGCCGCCCGGACGGGCGCCACCGTGCGCGCGGCCGCCCGGAGCCGGACGGCCCGCGCGGCCGCGGCCCTGCTGCTGGTGCTCGGGGCGGTGGCCGGCTGGTGGCTGTCCTCCTCCGGCCCGGCGGACTACCCGAAGGGTGAGACCCGCCTGGCCACCGGGGTCCCTCGCGGCGTCTACGACCGGTACGGGCACCTGCTGCGCGGCTACGTGGCCACCGCGATGCCCGGGGTGGACCTGCGACTGGACAACTCCGAGGGCTCACTGGACAACCTGGAGCGGGTCACCTCGGGCAAGGACGACTTCGCGATCGCCACCGCGGACGCGGTGAGCAGCTTCGACGGCCCGGGCAAGCCCCGGCTGCGGGCGATCGCCCGGCTGTACGACGACTACCTGCAGCTGGTGGTGCCGGCCGGCTCCCCGGTGAAGAAGACCTCCGACCTGCGCGGGAAGCGGGTCGGGGTGGGCCAGGCCAAGTCCGGGGTGAACCTGGTCACCCGGCGGCTGCTGGAGGCGGCCGGGCTCGACCCGGACCGGGACATCAAGCCGGCGATGCTGGGCGTCGGCGACGCCGCGGATCAGCTGAGCACCGGCCGGCTGGACGCCTTCTTCTGGTCCGGCGGCCTGCCGACGGCGGCGCTGACCGACCTGTCCGACCGGTTCCCGATCCGGATCGTGCCGCTGGCCGACCTGGCGGAGACCCTGCACCAGCGCGAGGGCGCCGGGGTGGACGCGTACCGGGCGGCGACCATACCGGCGGACGCGTACCCGAAGTCGGAGCCGCGGAACACCGCGGTGGCGACGGTGGCGGTGCCGAACCTGCTGGTCACCCGGGACGACGTGGACCCGGCCCTGGTGCAGGGCGTGACCCGGGCGGTGATCAACGGCCGGGACACCATCGGCTCCGAGGTGCACGCGGCCCAGCTGGTGGACCTGCGCACCGCCGTCTACACCGATCCGCTGCCGCTGCACGAGGGCGCCCGCCGGTACTACACCTCGGTCAAGCCCTGA
- a CDS encoding antitoxin encodes MSLKDSLKGKTDVLKDKASHLAGKHNDTIDEMVDKAGHAADAATRHKYTEKIEHGTEKAKHKVDEFATKPRTDWGPKGS; translated from the coding sequence ATGAGTCTGAAGGACAGCCTCAAGGGCAAGACCGACGTGCTCAAGGACAAGGCCAGTCACCTGGCCGGCAAGCACAACGACACGATCGACGAGATGGTCGACAAGGCCGGGCACGCGGCGGACGCCGCCACCCGGCACAAGTACACCGAGAAGATCGAGCACGGCACGGAGAAGGCCAAGCACAAGGTGGACGAGTTCGCCACCAAGCCGCGGACCGACTGGGGCCCGAAGGGGTCCTGA
- a CDS encoding sensor histidine kinase yields the protein MRNRLLGILLTLMACVLAALGVPLGYLMAAAEQSAVVVDRIDDAARFAQDLPTQGRSTAAMKGDALPVQGDTSRLHALSVEAARYHELYGARIGVFHRDGSAIAVAPADWHAPTGDSPGAEAFREALDGRRSHNPPQAWPWDEDRTLTVALPVVRDGDVVAVVITESPTGPLRSRILHRWLVIGAGEGLAMVVAVLLAVRLTGWVLRPVRTLDRATHDIATGRMNARVAPSGGPPELRRLARSFNEMADHVVFAMDQQRAFVADASHQLRNPLAALMLRVELLGLELPEGHDAELGAVREEGTRLARVLDDLLGLATAEHARPEPEPVDLTALVLARLDAWRPSAGQRGVDLVWDGPARAQGWADPIGFGSALDAVLDNAIKFTPAGERVSVTVAADKQEVAVTVADTGPGLTEEELERIGDRFWRSPRHQNVDGSGLGLSIARTLLLAGGGELSFSPVEPHGLAVTLAAPRRKTDL from the coding sequence GTGCGCAACCGCCTGCTCGGCATCCTGCTCACCCTGATGGCCTGCGTGCTGGCCGCCCTCGGGGTGCCGCTGGGCTACCTGATGGCCGCCGCCGAGCAGAGCGCCGTCGTGGTCGACCGGATCGACGACGCCGCCCGCTTCGCCCAGGACCTGCCCACCCAGGGCCGGTCTACCGCGGCGATGAAGGGCGACGCCCTCCCCGTCCAGGGCGACACCAGCCGGCTGCACGCCCTCTCCGTCGAGGCCGCCCGCTACCACGAGCTCTACGGCGCCCGGATCGGCGTCTTCCACCGCGACGGCAGCGCCATCGCGGTGGCGCCCGCCGACTGGCACGCCCCCACCGGCGACAGTCCCGGCGCCGAGGCCTTCCGCGAGGCACTGGACGGGCGGCGCAGCCACAACCCCCCGCAGGCCTGGCCCTGGGACGAGGACCGCACGCTCACCGTCGCCCTCCCGGTGGTCCGCGACGGCGACGTGGTCGCCGTGGTGATCACCGAGTCGCCGACCGGCCCGCTGCGCTCCCGGATCCTGCACCGCTGGCTGGTCATCGGCGCCGGCGAGGGCCTCGCCATGGTGGTCGCCGTCCTGCTGGCCGTCCGGCTCACCGGCTGGGTGCTGCGGCCCGTCCGCACCCTCGACCGGGCCACCCACGACATCGCCACCGGCCGGATGAACGCCCGGGTGGCGCCCAGCGGTGGCCCGCCCGAGCTGCGGCGGCTCGCCCGCTCGTTCAACGAGATGGCCGACCACGTGGTCTTCGCCATGGACCAGCAGCGGGCCTTCGTCGCCGACGCCTCCCACCAGCTGCGCAACCCGCTGGCCGCGCTGATGCTGCGGGTCGAGCTGCTCGGCCTGGAACTGCCCGAGGGCCACGACGCCGAGCTCGGCGCGGTCCGCGAGGAGGGCACCCGGCTGGCCCGGGTGCTGGACGACCTGCTGGGCCTCGCCACCGCCGAGCACGCCCGGCCCGAGCCCGAACCGGTCGACCTCACCGCCCTGGTCCTGGCCCGGCTCGACGCCTGGCGGCCCAGCGCCGGGCAGCGCGGGGTGGACCTGGTCTGGGACGGGCCCGCCCGGGCCCAGGGCTGGGCCGACCCGATCGGCTTCGGCAGCGCGCTGGACGCGGTGCTCGACAACGCCATCAAGTTCACCCCGGCCGGCGAGCGGGTCTCGGTCACCGTGGCGGCCGACAAGCAGGAGGTCGCGGTCACCGTGGCCGACACCGGGCCCGGCCTCACCGAGGAGGAGCTGGAGCGGATCGGCGACCGGTTCTGGCGCAGCCCCCGGCACCAGAACGTGGACGGCTCCGGCCTCGGCCTCTCCATCGCCCGCACCCTGCTGCTGGCCGGTGGCGGGGAGCTCTCCTTCAGCCCCGTCGAGCCGCACGGGCTCGCGGTGACCCTGGCGGCGCCGCGCCGGAAGACGGACCTCTGA